In the genome of Hymenobacter cellulosivorans, one region contains:
- a CDS encoding SDR family oxidoreductase produces the protein MSESFSLQDKVIVVTGGTGILGQSFLDGIVEAGGTVGILGRNAEVAHERAMAINANGGRALALVADVLDEDQLRAACQLMMQTFGRIDGLVNAAGGNGADGVLAPEEDVFKMNLAGMKRVMELNVWGAILPTQVFGEAIAESERGSIVNISSMNSKRAITKVLGYNMGKAALDCYNQWFAVEMANRYGDKLRMNALAPGFFLTEQNRSLLTTPDGGFTARGELVIKQTPFKRFGHPDELKGALVWLLSDASRFVTGSMICVDGGFSIFGGV, from the coding sequence ATGAGTGAGAGTTTTTCCCTGCAGGATAAAGTAATTGTCGTGACTGGTGGCACCGGGATTCTGGGCCAGTCGTTTCTGGACGGCATCGTAGAGGCCGGCGGCACCGTGGGCATTCTGGGCCGCAACGCCGAGGTAGCCCACGAGCGGGCCATGGCCATCAACGCCAACGGCGGCCGGGCCCTGGCCCTGGTAGCCGACGTGCTGGACGAAGACCAGCTACGCGCCGCCTGCCAGCTGATGATGCAAACCTTCGGCCGCATCGACGGGCTGGTCAATGCGGCCGGCGGCAACGGAGCCGACGGCGTGCTGGCGCCCGAGGAAGACGTGTTCAAGATGAACCTGGCCGGCATGAAGCGGGTGATGGAGCTCAACGTATGGGGTGCCATTCTGCCCACCCAGGTGTTCGGCGAGGCCATTGCCGAATCCGAGCGGGGCAGTATCGTCAATATCTCGTCGATGAACTCGAAGCGGGCCATTACCAAGGTGCTGGGCTACAACATGGGCAAGGCCGCTCTGGACTGCTACAACCAGTGGTTTGCGGTGGAAATGGCCAACCGCTACGGCGACAAGCTGCGCATGAATGCCCTGGCTCCCGGCTTTTTTCTGACCGAGCAAAACCGCAGTCTGCTCACAACTCCCGACGGCGGCTTCACGGCCCGCGGCGAACTGGTTATCAAGCAGACACCCTTCAAGCGCTTCGGTCACCCCGACGAGCTTAAGGGTGCCCTGGTATGGCTGCTCAGCGACGCTTCGCGCTTCGTAACAGGCTCCATGATTTGCGTGGACGGCGGTTTTTCCATCTTTGGCGGCGTGTAA